In Lentimicrobium sp. L6, the genomic window TTAATCGATAATAGAACTGATATTTTCATAGATAAGAATAGTGCAATAAATTATATAGGTAATGAATTTCCAGATGCTTGGGAAAGTATGGAATTTCAGAAGAATGATTTTGTGGTGGTGACTACTTATAAACATGATTACGATGCTGGCATTGTTGACCATGTTTTATCAAAGCCGCATGCTTATTTAGGAATGATGGCTAGTAAAAGAAAGGCTGCCAAAGCTCAAAATAAATGGCTGGAGAGTGGTCATTCAGAAGAAGCTATTAATAAGGTGTATTCTCCAATAGGCTTAAAGATTCAATGTGAGACTCCTCGAGAAATTGCTTTAAGCATTTTGGCGCAGTTGGTTGATGAAGTCAATAAAATGAGAAAGGCATAATCATGAGAGAAGAAAGAAATAATATTGAGTTTCTATTGAATGATGAATTGGTGAATCTCAAACTAGATTCGGATTCAGATTTTTCATCTACAACTACTGTCTTAGAATGGTTAAGATCTAATTCTGATTATTTAGGTGCTAAAGAGGGTTGTGCCGAAGGCGATTGTGGTGCCTGTACAGTTGTTATTGTTGAGGAAGTAAATGATAAATTGATTTATAAAGCTGTGACCAGTTGTATCTTATTCTT contains:
- a CDS encoding XdhC family protein, translated to MNEMIPSLNQIQEEKKAAVLCMVIESVGSTPRKAGSKMLVLSDGSIEGSVGGGVIEQTVIAEALQMMNTFQIKTMDYELGSDLSMHCGGSVKIYFEAINSLPRLLIFGAGHIGKMLAEMALPFGFDVHLIDNRTDIFIDKNSAINYIGNEFPDAWESMEFQKNDFVVVTTYKHDYDAGIVDHVLSKPHAYLGMMASKRKAAKAQNKWLESGHSEEAINKVYSPIGLKIQCETPREIALSILAQLVDEVNKMRKA